A single region of the Arthrobacter sp. PAMC25564 genome encodes:
- a CDS encoding solute carrier family 23 protein, whose amino-acid sequence MSMLGTKWKLHGNGKSIRPGEVVKPDERLAWPLTIGVGMQHVVAMFGATFLVPIITGMPPATTLFFSGIGTLLFLVITKGQVPSYLGSSFAFIAPIMASQHQFGIPGALGGVVLAGVGLALIGALVQKFGAGWINRLMPPIVTGTIVALIGLNLAPAAKNNFAAAPVTAVITLATIILVSVFFRGILGRLSILVGVVVGYIVAMMRGEVDFSKMDGAAWIGLPYFQTPEFHLGVVGLFVPVVLVLVAENIGHVKSVSAMTGQNLDGVSGRALMADGAATVLAGFGGGSGTTTYAENIGVMAATKVYSTAAYWVAGIFAVVLSFSPKFGELIATVPVGVLGGAATMLYGMIGVLGVKIWVQNKVNFSNPVNLTTAAVALIIGIADYTWAVGDLTFNGIALGSAAALVIYHGMKAIGKARGTVAEPETEGSVLPPAVKAAASAAAKRAARKRR is encoded by the coding sequence ATGAGCATGCTCGGTACCAAATGGAAGCTCCACGGCAACGGCAAGTCGATCCGCCCCGGTGAAGTCGTCAAGCCGGACGAGCGCCTTGCCTGGCCCCTCACCATCGGCGTCGGGATGCAGCACGTTGTCGCCATGTTCGGCGCCACCTTCCTGGTCCCGATCATCACCGGCATGCCGCCCGCCACCACGCTCTTCTTCTCCGGCATCGGCACACTCCTGTTCCTGGTCATCACGAAGGGCCAGGTGCCGAGCTACCTCGGCTCCAGCTTCGCTTTCATCGCGCCGATAATGGCCTCGCAGCACCAGTTCGGCATCCCGGGCGCGCTCGGCGGCGTCGTGCTGGCCGGCGTCGGGCTGGCCCTGATCGGCGCCCTCGTGCAGAAGTTCGGCGCGGGCTGGATCAACCGGCTGATGCCGCCGATCGTCACGGGCACCATCGTCGCCCTGATCGGCCTCAACCTGGCCCCGGCTGCCAAAAACAACTTCGCCGCCGCCCCCGTCACGGCCGTGATCACCCTCGCCACGATCATCCTGGTCAGCGTCTTCTTCCGCGGCATCCTGGGCCGGTTGAGCATCCTGGTGGGCGTCGTGGTGGGCTATATCGTCGCAATGATGCGCGGCGAAGTCGATTTCTCCAAGATGGACGGCGCCGCCTGGATCGGGCTGCCGTACTTCCAGACCCCCGAATTCCACCTCGGCGTCGTGGGACTCTTCGTGCCGGTCGTGCTGGTGCTCGTCGCAGAGAACATCGGCCATGTGAAGTCCGTGTCCGCCATGACCGGACAGAACCTCGACGGAGTCTCCGGACGCGCGCTGATGGCCGACGGCGCGGCCACCGTGCTGGCCGGCTTCGGCGGCGGCTCGGGCACCACGACTTATGCGGAAAACATCGGCGTAATGGCCGCCACCAAGGTGTATTCGACGGCGGCCTACTGGGTGGCCGGCATCTTTGCCGTAGTGCTGAGCTTCTCGCCGAAGTTCGGTGAGCTCATCGCGACCGTTCCGGTTGGCGTGCTGGGCGGCGCGGCCACGATGCTCTACGGCATGATCGGCGTCCTGGGCGTGAAGATCTGGGTCCAGAACAAGGTTAACTTCTCCAACCCTGTCAACCTCACCACGGCCGCCGTCGCACTGATCATCGGCATCGCGGACTACACCTGGGCCGTCGGCGACCTGACGTTCAACGGCATTGCCCTGGGCTCCGCCGCCGCCCTGGTGATCTACCACGGCATGAAGGCCATCGGGAAGGCACGCGGCACGGTGGCCGAGCCCGAGACCGAGGGTTCCGTCCTGCCTCCCGCGGTCAAGGCTGCAGCGAGCGCCGCGGCGAAGCGCGCGGCCAGGAAGCGCCGCTAG
- the pgm gene encoding phosphoglucomutase (alpha-D-glucose-1,6-bisphosphate-dependent) produces MASRAGTVAQPQDLVDLTALLDAYYDVSPDLGDPGQRVAFGTSGHRGSSLKASFNEPHILAITQAIVEYRAGQGITGPLYMAKDTHGLSEPAQNSALEVLAANGVHVLIDARHGYTPTPALSHAILTHNNNSPAGAPQADGIVVTPSHNPPGDGGFKYNPPHGGPADTDATGWIANRANELLENGLRGVKRIPVADALAADTTGKFDFLSSYVDDLPSVLDLTAIREAGVRIGADPMGGASVDYWGEIGERHHLNLTVVNPTVDPQWAFMTLDWDEKIRMDCSSPSAMASLISRMAADSSGKTPFDIATGNDADADRHGIVTPDGGLMNPNHYLAVAIDYLYRHRTGWNPKSVIGKTLVSSSIIDRVAASLGRKLVEVPVGFKWFVPGLLSGEGAFGGEESAGASFNKMDGSVWTTDKDGILLALLASEITAVTGKSPSQLYKGLTDQFGDPVYARIDAAATREQKAALGKLSSSDVTATELAGEPIIAKLTEAPGNGAAIGGLKVVTENAWFAARPSGTEDVYKIYAESFKGAEHLKQVQAEAKALVDGVIS; encoded by the coding sequence ATGGCTAGCCGCGCGGGCACAGTTGCCCAACCCCAAGACCTTGTTGACCTCACTGCGCTCCTTGATGCGTACTACGACGTTTCGCCGGACCTGGGGGACCCGGGCCAGCGGGTGGCCTTCGGCACCTCCGGGCACCGTGGCTCGAGCCTAAAGGCGTCCTTCAACGAACCCCACATCCTCGCCATCACCCAGGCGATCGTGGAATACCGTGCGGGCCAGGGCATAACCGGCCCGCTGTACATGGCGAAGGACACCCATGGCCTGAGCGAACCGGCGCAGAACTCCGCCTTGGAGGTACTCGCGGCCAACGGCGTCCACGTACTGATCGACGCCCGCCACGGCTACACCCCTACCCCGGCCCTGAGCCACGCCATCCTCACCCATAACAACAACTCCCCGGCCGGGGCACCGCAGGCCGACGGCATCGTGGTCACCCCCAGCCACAACCCTCCCGGCGACGGCGGCTTCAAGTACAACCCCCCCCATGGCGGCCCGGCGGACACCGACGCCACAGGATGGATCGCCAACCGCGCCAACGAATTGCTGGAAAACGGGCTCCGCGGAGTCAAGCGCATACCCGTGGCGGACGCCCTGGCCGCCGACACCACCGGCAAGTTCGACTTTCTCAGCAGCTATGTGGACGACCTCCCCTCGGTACTGGACCTGACTGCCATCCGCGAGGCCGGCGTGCGGATCGGCGCCGATCCCATGGGCGGCGCGTCCGTGGACTACTGGGGCGAAATCGGCGAACGCCACCACCTGAACCTCACCGTAGTGAATCCCACCGTCGATCCCCAGTGGGCCTTCATGACCCTCGACTGGGACGAGAAGATCCGGATGGACTGCTCCTCGCCCTCGGCCATGGCGTCGCTGATCAGCCGGATGGCCGCCGACAGTTCCGGCAAGACGCCGTTCGACATCGCGACCGGAAACGACGCCGACGCCGACCGGCACGGCATTGTCACACCGGACGGCGGGCTGATGAACCCGAACCACTACCTCGCCGTCGCGATCGACTACCTCTACCGCCACCGGACCGGTTGGAACCCGAAGTCCGTGATCGGCAAGACCCTGGTGTCCTCCTCGATCATCGACCGCGTGGCCGCAAGCCTGGGCCGCAAGCTCGTCGAGGTCCCGGTCGGCTTCAAATGGTTCGTTCCGGGCCTGCTCTCCGGCGAAGGGGCCTTCGGGGGCGAGGAGTCCGCGGGCGCTTCCTTCAACAAGATGGACGGCAGCGTCTGGACCACGGACAAGGACGGCATCCTGCTGGCGCTGCTTGCCTCGGAGATCACCGCGGTCACCGGCAAGTCGCCCTCCCAGCTCTACAAGGGCCTCACCGACCAGTTCGGCGACCCCGTCTACGCCCGGATCGACGCCGCTGCCACCCGTGAGCAGAAGGCCGCGCTGGGCAAGCTGTCGTCGTCGGACGTCACCGCAACGGAACTGGCAGGCGAACCCATCATCGCCAAGCTGACCGAGGCGCCCGGCAACGGCGCGGCCATCGGCGGGCTCAAGGTGGTCACCGAGAACGCCTGGTTCGCGGCGCGGCCATCCGGCACCGAGGACGTCTACAAGATCTACGCCGAGTCCTTCAAGGGCGCGGAGCACCTCAAGCAGGTCCAGGCCGAGGCCAAGGCACTCGTGGACGGGGTCATTTCCTAG
- a CDS encoding glutaminase: MDIQNLLDDIVGSIKPHIGQGEVAGYIPELGSVRADHFGISVATGDGEVFSSGDSEMAFSIQSISKVYALALVLAGDGDRIWKRVFREPSGNPFNSLVQLEHEDGIPRNPFINAGALVVTDRLLSVSQDASTAVRDLLRTESGNGSIQIDSIVADSEARNSNRNASLAHFLASCGNLDNPVEEVLDAYISQCSLAMSCTDLALASRFLARNGLRADGTALLSPAQTKRINAVMLTCGTYDAAGEFAYRVGLPGKSGVGGGIIAVVPNNCTICVWSPGLGRSGNSVAGVAALDEFTTRTGLSIF, from the coding sequence ATGGACATCCAAAACCTGCTGGACGATATCGTCGGCTCGATCAAACCCCATATCGGCCAGGGGGAAGTAGCGGGCTATATCCCCGAGCTCGGCTCAGTGCGGGCCGATCACTTCGGAATTTCTGTAGCAACCGGCGATGGGGAAGTGTTCTCCTCCGGGGACTCGGAAATGGCATTCTCGATCCAGAGCATTTCAAAGGTGTATGCGCTGGCGCTGGTGCTCGCCGGCGACGGCGACAGGATCTGGAAGCGCGTGTTCCGGGAGCCGTCCGGCAATCCGTTCAATTCGCTGGTTCAGCTTGAGCACGAGGACGGCATTCCCCGTAACCCTTTCATCAACGCGGGCGCACTCGTGGTCACGGACAGGCTCCTGAGCGTCTCCCAGGACGCTTCCACGGCTGTTCGCGATCTGCTCCGGACCGAAAGCGGAAACGGCTCGATCCAGATCGACTCCATAGTGGCCGATTCGGAGGCCCGGAACAGCAACCGGAATGCCTCGCTGGCGCACTTCCTGGCCAGCTGCGGAAACCTGGACAACCCGGTGGAAGAAGTCCTCGACGCCTACATTAGTCAGTGTTCCTTGGCGATGAGCTGCACCGATCTGGCGTTGGCCAGCAGATTCCTGGCCCGCAACGGGCTACGCGCAGACGGCACTGCCCTGCTTTCCCCGGCCCAGACCAAGAGAATCAATGCAGTGATGCTTACCTGTGGAACCTACGATGCCGCAGGTGAATTCGCCTACCGCGTGGGCCTTCCCGGCAAGAGCGGTGTAGGCGGCGGGATCATCGCTGTGGTGCCCAACAACTGCACCATCTGTGTATGGAGCCCCGGGCTTGGGCGTTCGGGAAATTCCGTTGCAGGAGTCGCCGCCCTCGACGAGTTCACCACGCGAACCGGCCTGTCCATTTTCTGA
- a CDS encoding 2'-5' RNA ligase family protein: protein MRNLIVVAFLEPVTEGLEFPRDDWPLHITLVKFDVVGPRIAAGEGARGAPVAPPAEPDPGDPLAERIAALMDAPVAAALGSPMTVGAEAGFGRTGAVPVSLIEPSGALQTLHEALVQVVGALPGRIPTPGYTLGGYRPHVSHLREKRLSAGDVLVLDLIGLVDMAPDGGHATRRVLRLWSA, encoded by the coding sequence ATGCGGAACCTGATCGTGGTGGCCTTCCTGGAGCCCGTCACCGAGGGGCTCGAATTCCCCCGGGATGACTGGCCGCTTCACATCACCCTGGTGAAGTTCGACGTCGTCGGGCCCCGGATCGCAGCGGGCGAAGGTGCGCGGGGTGCCCCCGTGGCGCCCCCAGCGGAGCCCGATCCGGGTGATCCGCTCGCCGAACGGATCGCCGCCTTGATGGACGCCCCGGTCGCGGCGGCGCTGGGTAGCCCGATGACCGTCGGCGCGGAGGCTGGCTTCGGCCGGACCGGGGCGGTCCCGGTCAGCCTGATTGAGCCCAGCGGCGCGCTGCAGACCCTGCATGAGGCCCTGGTGCAGGTCGTGGGGGCACTGCCCGGCCGGATCCCCACCCCGGGCTACACCCTCGGCGGCTACCGCCCGCACGTCTCCCACCTCCGCGAAAAGCGGCTCAGTGCGGGCGACGTGCTGGTCCTGGACCTGATCGGGCTGGTGGACATGGCGCCCGACGGCGGGCACGCTACCCGGCGGGTCCTACGGCTCTGGAGCGCCTGA
- a CDS encoding GGDEF domain-containing protein, whose translation MTLDTSTLRVAFAIVSLTLLLLFYFITFRRTRAAYSGWWCLALTLFLTGSAAYLLNGTVHQVWANPLGNVVLVAGSASVWAGARSLRTAVPGIWYLAAGPAAAAVASLLDHPATNNWAGGAVFLALMAILIGLSSRELFLLDHSYSRVHRPLAVATCILAAYYLGRLVAFVVEGRDGRIFTSVFGSAATTIVSSVLLVVASFSMAELSYEQQTQDLRARATVDGLTGLLNRTAFMDLARDELRRLNRARTTATLILADLDHFKLINDQFGHSAGDTALQAFADACTAAVRSTDLVGRYGGEEFILLLPGVPPERASEIAADISRRLQSHQSTLVPRLPTVSYGIAGTAPGRVDLEALAASADAALYRAKTLGRNRSVLAASLLEDKSA comes from the coding sequence ATGACGCTGGACACGTCGACGCTTCGGGTTGCGTTCGCTATCGTGTCGCTGACGCTGCTGCTGCTCTTCTATTTCATCACCTTCCGCCGGACCCGTGCGGCCTACAGTGGCTGGTGGTGCCTGGCGCTGACCCTTTTCCTTACCGGCTCCGCCGCGTATCTGCTGAACGGCACCGTGCACCAGGTATGGGCAAACCCGCTGGGGAACGTGGTGCTCGTTGCCGGCTCGGCCAGCGTGTGGGCGGGAGCCCGTTCGCTACGGACTGCCGTGCCAGGGATCTGGTACCTCGCGGCCGGTCCTGCGGCAGCCGCGGTGGCCTCGCTGCTTGACCACCCCGCGACGAACAACTGGGCCGGGGGTGCCGTCTTCCTCGCGCTGATGGCAATCCTGATCGGGCTATCGTCCCGGGAATTGTTCCTGCTGGACCACAGCTACTCCCGCGTGCACCGTCCCCTGGCCGTGGCCACATGCATCCTGGCCGCCTACTATCTGGGCCGTCTGGTGGCCTTTGTGGTGGAGGGGCGCGACGGCCGGATCTTCACCTCGGTCTTCGGATCCGCCGCAACCACCATTGTCTCGTCGGTGCTCCTCGTCGTCGCGTCCTTCTCGATGGCCGAGCTGAGCTACGAACAGCAGACGCAGGACCTCCGGGCCCGGGCGACGGTGGACGGGCTGACCGGGCTGCTCAACCGTACGGCGTTCATGGACCTTGCCCGGGACGAGCTGCGCAGGCTCAACCGGGCCAGGACCACCGCCACGCTGATCCTGGCCGATCTGGACCATTTCAAGTTGATCAACGACCAGTTCGGGCACTCCGCCGGAGACACCGCGCTGCAGGCCTTCGCAGACGCCTGCACTGCCGCGGTGCGTTCCACGGACCTCGTGGGCCGGTACGGCGGGGAGGAATTCATCCTGCTCCTGCCCGGAGTGCCGCCCGAACGTGCCAGCGAAATCGCGGCGGACATCAGCCGGCGGCTCCAGTCCCACCAGTCCACGCTGGTCCCTCGGCTGCCCACCGTGAGCTATGGGATTGCCGGCACCGCCCCCGGCCGTGTGGACCTTGAGGCGCTGGCCGCGTCGGCGGACGCGGCCCTCTACCGGGCCAAGACCCTTGGGCGGAACCGCTCGGTGCTGGCCGCGAGTCTCCTCGAGGACAAATCAGCCTGA
- a CDS encoding malonic semialdehyde reductase, which produces MTIAHDEAAIDAAAVDAIFAEARTANAFTGEVTDEQARAIYELTKFGPTAFNSQPLRVTYVRSEAARATLVGTLSNGNRAKTASAPLVAVLSYDTSWQEQWDSFLPGYNAPKAMYDAAPDLAAATGNNNAHLQAGYFILAVRSLGFAAGPMTGADFPAIDAAFFPDGSQKSFLVVNIGLPGVDAWGEAKPKFAYEDVVRTV; this is translated from the coding sequence ATGACAATCGCCCATGACGAAGCAGCAATCGACGCAGCGGCCGTAGACGCAATCTTTGCCGAAGCCCGCACTGCCAACGCCTTCACCGGGGAGGTTACGGACGAGCAGGCGCGCGCCATCTACGAGCTGACCAAGTTTGGCCCCACCGCGTTCAACTCGCAGCCGCTGCGCGTCACCTACGTCCGCTCTGAGGCGGCCCGCGCCACCCTCGTGGGCACCCTCTCCAACGGCAACCGTGCCAAGACGGCGTCCGCGCCGCTCGTGGCGGTCCTCAGCTACGACACGTCCTGGCAGGAACAGTGGGACAGCTTCCTCCCCGGCTACAACGCGCCCAAGGCCATGTACGATGCCGCTCCGGACCTCGCCGCCGCCACCGGCAACAACAACGCCCACCTGCAGGCCGGCTACTTCATCCTCGCCGTCCGCTCCCTCGGATTCGCCGCCGGTCCCATGACGGGGGCGGACTTCCCCGCGATTGACGCCGCTTTCTTCCCCGACGGCAGCCAGAAGAGCTTCCTCGTGGTCAACATCGGCCTGCCCGGTGTGGACGCGTGGGGTGAGGCCAAGCCGAAGTTTGCTTACGAGGACGTCGTCCGCACCGTCTAA
- a CDS encoding DUF6328 family protein, producing MSHTEESADDGRHESVEEQLDRNWLELLQELRVLQTGVQILAGFLLTLPFQSRFETLDRFETTLYLANVVLAALTTALILLPVSVHRRLFRMHLKSTLVSSADRIAKVALAGVGLLSVGTSALVFDVAAGRTAGLTAGAALLAVLLVLLVYLPARLRRQARK from the coding sequence GTGTCCCATACGGAGGAGTCCGCCGACGACGGGCGGCATGAGTCGGTCGAAGAGCAGCTGGACCGCAACTGGCTCGAACTGCTCCAGGAGCTCCGCGTCCTGCAGACCGGGGTGCAGATCCTCGCGGGCTTTCTCCTGACGTTGCCGTTCCAGTCGAGGTTCGAGACCCTGGACCGCTTCGAGACAACGCTCTATCTCGCCAACGTCGTCCTGGCCGCGCTTACCACGGCCCTAATCCTGCTGCCGGTGAGTGTGCACCGGCGGCTGTTCAGGATGCACCTGAAATCCACGCTGGTGTCCAGCGCGGACAGGATCGCGAAGGTGGCGCTGGCCGGCGTCGGCCTGCTCAGCGTGGGCACCTCGGCCCTGGTCTTCGACGTCGCAGCCGGACGGACTGCAGGGCTCACCGCCGGCGCGGCATTGCTGGCCGTGCTCCTGGTCCTGCTGGTCTATCTCCCGGCCAGGCTCCGCCGGCAGGCACGAAAGTGA
- a CDS encoding PucR family transcriptional regulator, whose translation MEPEELDGVAVSVTLSDILEDIGVDNGQLLIAPAADNERVSETVIVDSEDRDPVRPGALVLLVGARGRAALPKIRELIPDNPVAIAVKGTDSELAAVLELLRPTGIGLIAVSPSTRWGQIEGIAIDRIRESLPSGDTSTLMQRDLFGIAQTTATLAHGHVIIEDTANRVLAYSPASNDVDELRRLSILARRGPERYQKLLKESGVYKHLQAGEAPIHIPANPEEGLRERVAIAIHAGRRVLGYIWLQEGTEGLAPNTDRILVGSARHAAIELVRHRNEQSQSMRRDRVSSLLSSTAQSHSQAQSAGLDPSKPAALVLVSSGGLNQAAPGLQLRRGELANLISIHTAAFRHGAVVGTLGLETAIILPDLDPDKSPAAISRLVNLIVRDAGTHLGLQVQAAIGPVVERLDRLHTSLEHVRNVLKVLKDTPSMRVASFSEVETTVLVNELLELIGSNDRLRHKGITLLCARYPEFAITLLAYLESFGDVNQCAEQLLIHRNTVHYRLRRSCEVAGIDLQDPGQRLLAHLQIRLWTESENR comes from the coding sequence GTGGAACCTGAGGAACTCGATGGGGTCGCTGTCAGTGTCACGCTCAGCGATATTCTTGAAGACATCGGTGTGGATAACGGTCAGTTGCTGATAGCTCCTGCGGCTGACAACGAAAGAGTCAGCGAGACAGTCATCGTTGATTCCGAGGACAGGGACCCTGTCCGCCCGGGGGCGCTTGTCCTTCTCGTTGGCGCGAGGGGCCGGGCAGCACTGCCCAAGATTCGGGAATTGATCCCGGACAACCCCGTGGCCATAGCGGTCAAGGGCACCGATAGCGAGCTCGCGGCGGTTCTGGAACTCCTGCGTCCAACGGGAATCGGCCTTATTGCCGTTTCGCCGTCGACGCGGTGGGGCCAGATCGAGGGCATAGCGATTGACCGCATCAGGGAATCGCTCCCTTCCGGGGATACCTCCACGTTGATGCAACGGGATCTCTTCGGGATCGCGCAGACGACGGCAACGCTCGCGCACGGGCACGTAATCATAGAGGACACCGCCAACAGGGTCCTGGCGTACTCCCCCGCGTCCAACGACGTGGATGAACTGCGCAGGCTGTCGATCTTGGCGAGACGGGGGCCGGAGCGCTACCAGAAACTACTCAAGGAATCCGGCGTTTACAAACACCTGCAGGCCGGTGAGGCGCCAATCCACATCCCGGCAAATCCTGAAGAGGGCCTCCGCGAACGTGTCGCGATTGCCATTCATGCAGGTCGGAGGGTTCTGGGCTACATCTGGCTGCAGGAAGGAACCGAAGGCCTTGCTCCCAACACCGACAGGATCCTGGTGGGATCTGCCCGCCATGCAGCAATCGAACTGGTGCGGCACCGCAATGAACAATCCCAGTCCATGCGTCGGGACCGTGTTTCAAGCCTGCTCAGCAGCACTGCCCAGAGTCATTCCCAGGCCCAATCCGCAGGGCTCGATCCGTCCAAGCCTGCAGCCCTTGTGCTCGTTTCATCAGGTGGCCTGAATCAGGCAGCCCCCGGACTGCAGCTGAGACGGGGAGAGCTGGCCAACCTGATCTCCATTCATACCGCCGCCTTCAGGCACGGCGCCGTAGTGGGCACGCTTGGACTCGAGACAGCAATCATCTTGCCGGATCTGGACCCGGATAAGTCACCCGCGGCTATCAGCAGGCTCGTCAATTTGATTGTCAGAGACGCCGGCACCCACCTTGGCCTACAGGTGCAGGCTGCCATCGGACCCGTAGTCGAGCGGCTGGACCGCCTGCATACTTCGCTTGAACACGTCCGCAACGTGCTGAAGGTCCTCAAGGACACTCCGTCCATGCGCGTGGCCTCTTTCAGCGAGGTGGAGACGACGGTCCTGGTCAACGAATTGCTTGAACTGATCGGTTCCAATGACCGTCTTCGCCACAAAGGCATCACGCTGCTCTGCGCGCGATACCCCGAATTTGCCATCACGCTGCTGGCATACCTCGAGTCCTTCGGCGACGTGAACCAGTGCGCTGAGCAGCTCCTGATCCACCGGAACACTGTCCACTACCGGCTCCGCCGATCCTGCGAGGTCGCGGGCATCGACCTCCAGGATCCGGGCCAGCGGTTACTCGCCCATCTTCAAATCCGGCTCTGGACGGAATCCGAAAACCGGTAA
- a CDS encoding multidrug effflux MFS transporter has protein sequence MTAPHLEDRVRSRLNLSGRKDRVALVVALGILSAVSPMATDMYLASMPRMAEYFGTSATAVQLTLTTYMVGMALGQFLLGPVSDVVGRRRLMVAGNVLFLLSSLAAVLSPSIEVVIALRAVQGLAGAAGVVIARAVVADIATGRQAAKLFSVLATITSFAPAVAPLLGGVIATVAPWQAVFYALSGFGLLMLACSLFVIPETLPPEKRHRGGLRAVVGTSWAVMRTPSFMAYALTFGFAFGSLFSYISASSFVVQNVLGFSALGYSVIFAVNAGGSILGAIVNTRLLDRIEPGTILRTAVVIVGAVNVAGLGLVLAGITGWPTLVHLFVSQSCLGFVFGNAVGLAQGRAPGRAGAGSAVLGLVQFIFGGLVSPLTGLAGQQSAVPMAISMAVCSALAVAAALSARRLA, from the coding sequence ATGACGGCACCGCACCTCGAGGACCGCGTCCGCTCCCGGCTCAACCTCTCCGGCCGCAAGGACCGGGTCGCGCTCGTGGTGGCGCTCGGCATCCTGAGCGCGGTCAGCCCGATGGCCACGGACATGTACCTGGCGTCCATGCCCCGCATGGCCGAGTACTTCGGGACCTCGGCCACGGCGGTGCAGCTGACCCTGACCACCTACATGGTCGGCATGGCACTCGGGCAGTTCCTGCTGGGCCCGGTCTCCGATGTGGTGGGCCGGCGCCGACTCATGGTGGCGGGCAATGTGCTGTTCCTGCTCAGTTCCCTGGCGGCCGTCCTCTCCCCCAGCATCGAGGTGGTCATCGCGCTGCGCGCGGTCCAGGGCCTGGCCGGCGCCGCGGGCGTGGTGATCGCCCGGGCCGTGGTCGCCGATATCGCCACCGGGCGGCAGGCAGCGAAACTCTTCTCGGTGCTGGCGACCATCACCTCCTTCGCCCCTGCCGTGGCCCCCCTGCTCGGCGGGGTCATTGCCACCGTCGCCCCGTGGCAGGCCGTGTTCTACGCGCTCTCCGGGTTCGGCCTGCTGATGCTCGCCTGCTCCCTATTCGTCATCCCGGAGACGCTGCCGCCGGAAAAGCGCCACCGCGGTGGACTGCGCGCCGTCGTCGGCACCTCCTGGGCGGTCATGCGCACCCCCTCGTTCATGGCCTACGCCCTGACCTTCGGTTTCGCGTTCGGCTCCCTGTTCTCCTACATCTCCGCTTCCTCGTTCGTGGTGCAGAACGTGCTGGGCTTCTCCGCCCTGGGCTACTCCGTGATCTTCGCCGTAAACGCGGGCGGCTCCATCCTCGGGGCCATCGTCAATACCCGGCTGCTCGACCGCATCGAGCCCGGCACCATCCTGCGCACGGCGGTCGTGATCGTGGGTGCGGTCAACGTCGCGGGCCTCGGTCTCGTCCTGGCCGGGATCACCGGCTGGCCCACGCTGGTACACCTTTTCGTCAGCCAGTCCTGCCTGGGTTTCGTCTTCGGCAACGCCGTGGGCCTCGCCCAGGGGCGGGCCCCGGGGCGGGCCGGCGCGGGCTCGGCGGTGCTGGGCCTGGTCCAGTTCATCTTCGGAGGCCTCGTGAGCCCGCTGACCGGACTGGCCGGCCAGCAGTCGGCGGTGCCGATGGCCATCTCCATGGCAGTATGCTCGGCCCTGGCCGTGGCGGCCGCGCTGTCCGCCCGCCGCCTGGCCTGA
- a CDS encoding DUF4190 domain-containing protein, whose translation MTDQPKQGNDGMPEGYGPPPHIPAQDPYGQPGSPYGTAYGAPTPQPYGAPTPQPYGAPTPQPYGAPTPQPYGAPTPQPYGAPTPQPYGAPTQQPYGQPGSTYNAYGQPGYYGVPPAPKSLSIASLCCGIAVFLGFGFFILTQIAAVILGHLALTREPAGKGMAIAGLVLGYVGIAITVLVIVIFSLAMGSARYRGYGA comes from the coding sequence ATGACTGACCAGCCGAAACAGGGTAACGACGGGATGCCGGAGGGCTACGGACCGCCGCCCCATATCCCGGCCCAGGATCCGTACGGCCAGCCGGGAAGCCCCTATGGCACCGCCTACGGTGCGCCGACCCCGCAGCCGTACGGCGCACCGACCCCGCAGCCGTACGGCGCACCGACCCCGCAGCCGTACGGCGCACCGACCCCGCAGCCGTACGGCGCACCGACCCCGCAGCCGTACGGCGCACCGACCCCGCAGCCGTACGGCGCACCGACCCAGCAGCCGTACGGCCAGCCGGGAAGCACCTACAACGCGTACGGCCAGCCGGGCTACTACGGGGTGCCGCCCGCGCCCAAGAGCCTGAGCATCGCGAGCCTGTGCTGCGGCATCGCCGTGTTCCTGGGGTTCGGGTTCTTCATCCTGACGCAGATCGCCGCGGTCATCCTGGGGCACCTGGCCTTGACCCGGGAGCCTGCCGGCAAGGGCATGGCCATTGCGGGCCTTGTTCTGGGCTACGTGGGAATCGCGATCACCGTGCTGGTAATCGTGATCTTTTCGCTGGCCATGGGCAGTGCCAGGTATCGCGGCTACGGCGCCTAA